From one Coffea eugenioides isolate CCC68of chromosome 11, Ceug_1.0, whole genome shotgun sequence genomic stretch:
- the LOC113751416 gene encoding anthocyanidin 3-O-glucosyltransferase 2-like — MEKVELIFIPWPLMGHLAQLVELAKLLIDRDKRFSITVLILRLPDSLDPVTNKLIDSLVASYTTEALKFFQLHPTNHIPEWSSLSRGYTIQRQLDSQKPDVKKFIQQRRTDESSSSKLVGVVVDMFFTSIIDVADEFGIPSYVFFTSGAAFLGLMLHFQSLQDDYNQDVSEFSNSKTALSFPSFANPIPPSVLPLALVEKPLWIHRFLLCARGYRKAKGILVNTFTELEPYALDSINLSESSPEILPVGPILNQVQYVSPGIQSGIMKWLDDQPPSSVVYISFGSLGSLQVDQVKELANGLELSGYRFLWCLRRPPPKNTIVDFPSEYENYADVLPEGFLDRTANIGKVVDWVPQLAVLSHAAVGGFISHCGWNSTLESIWCGVPLATWPLESEQELNAFQLVVELKLSVGITLDYLSTNKNQALVRAEQIETGIRKVMESESEVRKKVKEISDKSRRSMKQGGSSYESLGSLISKMLHDS, encoded by the coding sequence ATGGAGAAAGTAGAATTAATTTTCATCCCCTGGCCATTGATGGGCCATTTGGCTCAGCTGGTGGAGCTTGCCAAGCTGCTAATCGACCGAGACAAGAGGTTTTCCATCACAGTGCTAATCTTAAGGCTCCCTGATTCCCTTGATCCTGTCACCAATAAACTGATAGACTCTCTTGTTGCTTCCTACACCACAGAAGCCCTTAAATTCTTTCAGCTTCATCCAACAAATCACATCCCTGAATGGAGTTCCCTCAGCCGAGGGTATACCATCCAGAGGCAACTGGATAGTCAGAAACCTGATGTCAAGAAATTCATCCAACAGCGCCGAACTGATGAATCAAGCAGTTCAAAACTTGTTGGAGTAGTTGTCGACATGTTTTTTACCAGCATTATTGATGTAGCTGATGAATTTGGGATTCCTAGCTATGTTTTCTTCACATCAGGTGCAGCATTCCTCGGCCTGATGCTCCATTTTCAGAGCCTTCAAGATGACTACAACCAGGATGTTTCCGAGTTCTCAAACTCAAAAACTGCTCTTTCCTTCCCGAGTTTTGCTAACCCAATTCCACCGTCAGTCTTACCTTTGGCTTTAGTGGAGAAACCTCTCTGGATACATAGATTCTTACTATGTGCTCGCGGATACAGAAAGGCCAAGGGAATCCTTGTCAACACATTCACTGAGCTAGAACCATATGCGCTCGATTCCATCAACCTATCAGAATCCTCTCCAGAAATCCTCCCAGTAGGACCAATTCTGAACCAGGTACAATATGTATCCCCCGGTATACAATCAGGAATCATgaaatggttggatgatcagCCTCCAAGCTCAGTAGTTTACATCAGCTTTGGAAGCCTGGGAAGCCTACAAGTTGACCAAGTGAAAGAGCTAGCGAATGGGCTCGAACTTAGTGGATACAGATTCTTATGGTGCCTCCGTCGTCCCCCTCCTAAGAACACCATTGTTGATTTCCCAAGTGAGTATGAAAATTATGCAGATGTCTTGCCTGAAGGCTTTCTGGATCGAACAGCAAACATTGGAAAAGTTGTCGATTGGGTTCCACAGTTAGCTGTATTGTCACATGCTGCAGTGGGAGGATTTATATCACACTGTGGCTGGAATTCGACATTGGAAAGCATTTGGTGTGGGGTGCCCCTGGCAACATGGCCTTTAGAATCAGAACAAGAGCTGAATGCATTTCAATTGGTAGTGGAACTGAAATTGTCTGTGGGAATCACATTGGATTATTTATCAACGAATAAAAATCAGGCTTTGGTTAGAGCTGAGCAGATAGAAACAGGAATAAGGAAGGTGATGGAGAGTGAAAGTGAAGTGAGGAAGAAAGTTAAAGAAATAAGCGACAAGAGTAGGAGAAGCATGAAACAAGGAGGTTCCTCATATGAATCTCTTGGAAGTCTGATTAGTAAGATGTTGCATGATAGTTGA
- the LOC113752534 gene encoding UDP-glycosyltransferase 71A16-like — MDFVQDFFIPEDSTAILHLAVEHGVFELVEECLKAFTALVDKQNGPVPAKVLPLALVDKQNASYDVPRIPQIYSVGPILNHVQQAYYDGESDIIKWLDDQLQNSVVHVCFGCQGSLKEDQVKELVNGLERNVYRFLWSLCRPSSKNNTAGFLREYVDYQEVLPQGFWDRRANIGRIVGWIAQLAVPSQAAVGGFVSHCGWNSVLEDLGMAMPITVGYKEGTENQPLVIAEEIERGIGRLMESDCEFRMKVKEMRDKSRMSIAEGGSSYKSLESLANHRLLLAC; from the exons atggacTTTGTTCAGGATTTCTTCATCCCTGAGGATAGCACTGCAATCTTGCACTTAGCGGTGGAGCATGGAGTATTTGAACTTGTAGAAGAGTGTCTAAAAGCTTTTACAGCATTGGTGGATAAGCAAAATGGTCCAGTTCCAGCTAAGGTTTTGCCTCTAGCATTGGTGGATAAGCAAAATG CCTCGTATGATGTACCAAGAATTCCACAAATTTACTCCGTAGGACCAATACTAAACCATGTTCAACAGGCGTATTATGATGGAGAATCAGATAttatcaaatggttggatgatcagCTTCAGAACTCAGTGGTACATGTGTGCTTTGGCTGCCAGGGGAGCTTAAAAGAAGACCAAGTGAAAGAGCTAGTAAATGGGCTTGAGCGCAATGTTTACAGATTCTTGTGGTCTCTGTGTCGCCCCTCATCAAAAAACAACACTGCTGGATTTCTCAGGGAGTATGTAGACTACCAGGAAGTCTTGCCGCAGGGGTTTTGGGATCGAAGAGCAAACATTGGAAGAATAGTAGGATGGATAGCTCAATTGGCTGTACCATCACAAGCAGCAGTGGGAGGATTTGTGTCACACTGTGGATGGAATTCAGTGCTGGAGG ATTTGGGCATGGCTATGCCGATTACAGTTGGTTATAAAGAAGGGACTGAAAATCAGCCTCTCGTTATCGCAGAGGAGATAGAAAGAGGAATCGGGAGACTGATGGAGAGTGATTGTGAATTtaggatgaaggtgaaagaaaTGAGAGACAAGAGTAGAATGAGCATCGCTGAAGGAGGTTCATCATACAAGTCTTTGGAAAGCCTTGCTAATCACAGATTGCTACTCGCATGTTGA